The following proteins are co-located in the Castanea sativa cultivar Marrone di Chiusa Pesio chromosome 8, ASM4071231v1 genome:
- the LOC142606404 gene encoding subtilisin-like protease SBT4.15: MVRTFMITLFLLATQLHWSFTHGSGVHCVYGRDTAVKASAAATGEGEGEGLRSKTNAADLQHNVLSSVIQDVSTAQQSKIHSYTKSFNAFAANLLPDEVQKLRDNENVVSVFPSRIRKLHTTRSWDFLRMPQALKRNHQIESNIIVGVLDSGIYMEAPSFNDKGLGPPPLKWKGRCQVIGNFTGCNNKVIGAMFYNNDPATSEPNPSPQDEQGHGSHTSSTIAGASIAGASLYGLAQGTARGGVPSARIAMYKVCWPKGCSDIDLLAAMDDAIDDGVDVLSISIGMESNGFYDNPFVIGSFHAMKMGIFTACSAGNDGPDLYTVQNTAPWIMTVGASGLDRQFLTPVKVGNGIETTGLSINTFSPKSEMYPLTTAAISINISSTVQYISSTNQLKNWARLCDEGSLDPKKVNGKIVLCQGGARLSYIKGLGGIGAIVSLREKRDTSFISAIPATYVDSIFGDKILAYVNSTKFPRNLSYKSPIQHPMLLACTLYASFSSRGPAMLSRTLLKPDVVAPGVNILAAYTKLSSVTRTLDDDQFDVYTLMSGTSMSCPHVAAAAAYVKTFHPNWSPSAIKSALMTTASELKIKAAVAELGYGAGQIDPVSALQPGLIYDLSKFDYIRFLCKEGYSGTTLRLFTEDNTDCASVPDIGGHDSLNYPSMYYQFQNPNTSINVIFHRTVTNVGLKNSIYKATVKAPRNLKVSVIPNVLAFSQLNEKKSFNVTIEGPPLLLQTNQITHLSASLEWSDTKHRVRSPIFVTLAEQM; encoded by the exons ATGGTTCGAACTTTTATGATCACCCTCTTCCTTCTGGCTACGCAGCTTCATTGGTCATTCACTCATGGTTCTG GCGTACATTGTGTATATGGGAGAGATACCGCGGTCAAAGCCAGTGCTGCTGCTacgggagagggagagggagagggactGCGGTCAAAAACCAATGCTGCTGATCTTCAACACAACGTGCTTTCTTCAGTAATTCAAGA TGTTAGTACCGCCCAACAGTCCAAAATTCATAGCTACACGAAGAGTTTTAATGCATTTGCAGCAAACCTATTGCCAGATGAAGTTCAAAAACTACGAG ACAATGAAAATGTGGTGTCGGTATTTCCTAGTAGAATACGGAAACTTCATACAACAAGATCATGGGATTTCTTAAGAATGCCTCAAGCATTGAAGAGAAACCATCAAATTGAAAGTAATATTATTGTTGGAGTATTAGACTCAG gaatttaTATGGAAGCTCCAAGTTTTAACGACAAAGGACTAGGACCTCCTCCATTAAAATGGAAGGGTAGATGCCAAGTAATTGGCAACTTCACTGGCTGCAACAA CAAGGTAATAGGTGCAATGTTCTACAACAACGACCCCGCCACAAGCGAACCAAATCCATCCCCACAAGATGAACAAGGCCACGGCTCTCACACTTCATCCACCATAGCAGGTGCCTCAATAGCAGGCGCAAGCTTATACGGCTTAGCCCAAGGCACAGCTCGAGGTGGGGTTCCATCAGCACGCATTGCAATGTACAAGGTGTGTTGGCCCAAAGGTTGCAGTGATATTGACCTTTTGGCTGCAATGGATGATGCCATTGATGATGGAGTTGATGTGCTATCAATATCTATTGGTATGGAATCGAATGGCTTCTATGACAATCCCTTTGTGATTGGTTCCTTTCATGCAATGAAGATGGGGATTTTTACAGCATGTTCAGCGGGGAATGACGGCCCAGATTTGTATACAGTGCAGAACACAGCTCCTTGGATAATGACTGTTGGTGCTTCTGGCTTAGATAGACAGTTTTTGACTCCGGTTAAAGTTGGAAATGGCATAGAAACTAC GGGACTTTCCATCAACACATTTTCACCAAAAAGCGAGATGTACCCTCTAACCACCGCGGCAATA TCTATTAATATTAGTAGCACAGTTCAATATATTAGTAGCACTAATCAACTAAAGAATTGGGCGAGGCTTTGTGATGAAGGGAGTCTTGACCCGAAAAAGGTCAATGGGAAGATTGTGCTATGCCAAGGAGGAGCAAGACTTAGTTACATTAAGGGTTTGGGTGGGATCGGGGCGATTGTATCTCTCCGAGAGAAGAGAGATACGAGCTTTATATCTGCTATCCCTGCTACCTATGTTGATTCTATTTTTGGTGACAAAATTCTTGCATATGTCAACTCAACCAA ATTCCCTCGAAATTTGTCATATAAAAGTCCAATACAACACCCAATGCTGCTTGCTTGCACCCTTTACGCTTCCTTTTCATCTCGAGGTCCAGCCATGCTCTCTCGCACATTACTTAAG CCGGATGTTGTGGCACCTGGGGTAAATATACTAGCTGCTTATACTAAACTTTCATCAGTGACTAGGACTCTTGACGACGATCAGTTTGATGTGTATACTTTAATGTCTGGAACTTCAATGTCTTGCCCTCATGTGGCTGCTGCCGCTGCCTACGTCAAAACATTCCACCCCAACTGGTCTCCGTCTGCAATCAAATCAGCCCTAATGACAACTG CATCTGAATTGAAAATCAAGGCCGCTGTTGCTGAGTTAGGCTATGGTGCTGGCCAGATTGACCCTGTTAGCGCACTGCAGCCTGGATTGATCTATGACCTGTCAAAGTTTGACTACATCCGCTTCCTATGTAAAGAGGGCTACAGTGGGACAACACTACGCTTGTTCACTGAAGATAACACCGATTGTGCAAGTGTCCCTGACATTGGAGGACATGATTCCCTAAATTATCCATCCATGTATTATCAATTTCAAAACCCTAACACTAGTATAAACGTCATCTTTCATAGGACAGTTACAAATGTGGGCCTTAAAAATTCCATATACAAGGCAACTGTCAAGGCGCCGAGGAATCTCAAGGTCTCTGTTATTCCGAACGTACTGGCTTTTAGTCAGCTTAACGAGAAAAAATCTTTCAATGTTACGATAGAGGGGCCGCCATTGTTGCTCCAAACTAACCAAATTACCCATTTATCAGCATCATTGGAATGGAGTGACACTAAACATAGAGTCAGGAGTCCCATATTCGTTACTTTGGCAGAACAGATGTAG
- the LOC142606403 gene encoding subtilisin-like protease SBT4.15 — translation MVRICMITLFLLATQLHWSFTHGSGDVVRKAYIVYMGEALQSKTSATNLHHNLLSSVVGGGHIAQKSMIYSYTKSFNAFAANLLPDEAERLRENKNVVSVFPSKILKLHTTRSWDFLGMPPSVKRNHQIESNIIVGLLDTGIYIDAPSFDDKGLGPPPSKWKGRCQVVGNFTGCNNKVIGATFYNNDPVRAKLDPNPSPIDDEGHGSHTASTAAGASIAGASFYGLAKGIARGGVPSARIAMYKVCSNGGCSEIDLLAGLDDAIDDGVDVISISIGGASNSFFEDPISIGSFHAMKRGIFTACSAGNAGSLLGTVQNSGPWIMTVGASSIDRQFRTPVKLGNNLQTDGISRNSFLPRKKMYPLITAGLAANSSLSPSSTPWYCSDDSLDANKVKGKIVLCNESASQTYIKSIGGVGELISLVEKIDTSFTSTIPGAYVDSSFANKILAYVNSTKNPQAVIHQSKSVRDTAAPFVASFSSRGPAKISRTILKPDIVAPGLDILAAFTKLKSPTGSPEDDRFGVYNILSGTSMACPHVAGAAAYIKSFHPNWSPSAIKSALMTTASELKTKDDQAELAYGAGQIDPIRALQPGLIYDISTSDYVRFLCNEGYSGTLIRLFTGEITNCSSLPNIGGHDVLNYPSMYFQFTNAKSSISAIFHRTVTNVGSRKSIYKATVRAPKNLKVIVIPNKLTFSQLNQKKSFQVMIQGPPQLLNQTAGLSASLEWSDGTHRVKSPIFITSIQSG, via the exons ATGGTTCGAATTTGTATGATCACCCTCTTCCTTCTGGCTACGCAGCTTCATTGGTCATTCACTCATGGTTCTGGTGACGTAGTTAGAAAG GCGTACATTGTGTACATGGGAGAGGCACTACAGTCAAAAACCTCTGCAACTAATCTTCATCACAACTTGCTTTCTTCAGTTGTTGGAGG TGGCCATATTGCCCAAAAGTCCATGATATATAGCTACACAAAAAGTTTTAACGCATTTGCAGCAAACCTATTGCCAGATGAAGCTGAAAGACTACGAg AGAACAAAAATGTGGTGTCGGTGTTTCCTAGtaaaattctaaaacttcatACAACAAGATCATGGGATTTCTTAGGAATGCCTCCCTCAGTGAAGAGAAATCATCAAATTGAAAGTAATATCATTGTTGGTTTATTAGATACAg gaatataTATTGATGCTCCAAGTTTTGACGACAAAGGACTAGGACCTCCTCCATCAAAATGGAAGGGTAGATGCCAAGTAGTAGGCAACTTCACCGGCTGCAACAA CAAGGTAATAGGTGCAACATTCTACAACAACGACCCCGTCAGGGCCAAATTAGATCCAAATCCATCCCCAATAGATGATGAAGGCCACGGCAGTCACACTGCATCCACTGCAGCAGGTGCCTCGATAGCAGGCGCGAGCTTTTACGGTTTAGCCAAAGGCATAGCTCGAGGTGGGGTTCCATCAGCACGCATTGCAATGTACAAGGTGTGTTCGAACGGAGGTTGCAGTGAGATAGACCTTTTGGCTGGATTGGACGATGCCATTGATGACGGAGTTGACGTGATATCAATATCTATCGGAGGGGCCTCAAATAGCTTTTTTGAGGATCCCATTTCGATCGGTAGCTTTCATGCAATGAAGAGGGGGATTTTCACAGCATGTTCAGCGGGGAATGCTGGCTCATTATTGGGTACTGTGCAGAACTCAGGTCCTTGGATAATGACTGTTGGTGCTTCTTCCATTGATAGGCAGTTCAGGACTCCAGTTAAACTTGGAAATAACCTACAAACTGAT GGAATTTCCAGAAACTCATTTTTACCAAGAAAGAAGATGTACCCTCTAATCACCGCGGGATTAGCAGCCAATAGTTCTTTATCTCCAAGTTCAACTCCCTG GTATTGTAGTGATGATAGTCTGGACGCGAATAAAGTCAAAGGAAAGATCGTGCTATGCAATGAATCAGCAAGTCAAACTTACATTAAGAGTATAGGTGGGGTTGGGGAGCTCATATCTCTCGTAGAGAAGATAGATACCTCCTTTACGTCTACCATCCCTGGTGCCTATGTTGATTCTAGTTTTGCTAACAAAATTCTTGCATATGTCAACTCAACCAA AAACCCTCAGGCTGTCATACACCAGTCCAAATCAGTACGCGATACTGCTGCACCCTTTGTGGCTTCCTTTTCATCCCGAGGTCCAGCCAAGATATCTCGCACAATACTTAAG CCGGATATTGTGGCACCTGGGCTAGATATACTAGCTGCTTTCACTAAACTAAAATCACCGACTGGGTCTCCTGAGGACGACCGGTTTGGTGTGTATAATATACTCTCTGGAACTTCAATGGCTTGCCCTCATGTGGCTGGTGCCGCTGCCTACATCAAATCATTCCACCCCAATTGGTCTCCTTCTGCAATTAAATCGGCCCTAATGACAACTG CATCAGAATTGAAAACCAAGGATGACCAAGCTGAGTTAGCATATGGGGCTGGCCAAATTGACCCCATTAGAGCACTGCAACCCGGTTTGATATATGACATTTCAACGTCCGACTATGTCCGCTTCCTATGTAATGAGGGCTATTCTGGGACATTGATACGCTTGTTCACTGGAGAGATCACCAATTGCTCAAGTCTCCCAAACATTGGAGGACATGATGTCTTAAATTACCCATCCATGTATTTTCAGTTTACCAACGCTAAATCTAGTATATCAGCCATCTTTCATAGGACAGTAACAAATGTGGGCTCTAGAAAATCTATATACAAGGCAACTGTCAGGGCGCCGAAGAATCTCAAGGTCATTGTTATTCCGAATAAGTTGACTTTTAGTCAATTGAACCAGAAAAAATCTTTCCAGGTTATGATACAGGGACCACCACAATTGCTTAACCAAACGGCAGGTTTATCAGCATCATTGGAATGGAGTGACGGTACACATAGAGTTAAGAGTCCCATATTCATTACTTCGATTCAGTCAGGATAG
- the LOC142606405 gene encoding subtilisin-like protease SBT4.15 yields MKVKDGLAELAYGAGQIDPTSALQPGLIYDSSTLDYIRFLCNEGYTGTILNLFTEDNTTCSSVPKFGGYDSLNYPTLYYQYDDPNSTISAIYYRTVTNVGFRNSIYKATVTAPKNLTVTVVPNKLSFTQLHQKKSFKVTIKAPPQFLQTFQYTHRSASLEWSDGRHRVKSPILISLSAPR; encoded by the coding sequence ATGAAAGTCAAGGATGGCCTTGCTGAGTTAGCCTATGGTGCTGGCCAAATTGACCCGACTAGCGCACTGCAGCCTGGTTTGATCTATGACTCGTCAACGTTGGACTACATCCGCTTCCTATGTAATGAGGGTTACACTGGGACAATTCTAAATTTGTTCACTGAAGATAACACCACTTGCTCAAGTGTCCCTAAATTTGGAGGATATGATTCCCTAAATTACCCAACATTGTATTATCAGTATGATGACCCTAACTCTACTATATCAGCCATCTATTATAGGACAGTTACAAATGTGGGCTTTAGAAATTCTATATACAAGGCAACTGTCACGGCACCGAAGAATCTCACGGTCACTGTTGTTCCAAACAAACTATCTTTTACTCAGTTGCACCAGAAAAAATCTTTCAAGGTTACGATAAAGGCGCCACCACAATTCCTCCAAACTTTCCAATATACCCATCGATCAGCATCATTGGAATGGAGTGATGGTAGACACAGAGTTAAGAGTCCCATATTGATTTCGCTATCTGCACCACGATAG
- the LOC142605637 gene encoding subtilisin-like protease SBT4.15: protein MLTLFLLATQLHWSFTHGSSDQVRKAYIVYLGEAPRLRSNAVVHQHNLLSSVIKDESIARQARIHSYTKSFNAFAANLLPDEVQKLKENKNVVSVFPSRVRKLHTTRSWDYLKMPLSVKRNLKIESNIIVGVLDTGVYMGAPSFNDKGLGPPPSKWKGRCQVVGNFTGCNNKVIGATFYNNDPNSPQRNPSPLDDDGHGSHTSSTIAGATVAGASLYGLGKGTARGGVPSARIAMYKVCWARGCSDIDLLAGLDDAIDDGIDVLSISIGGAGNSFFDDPIAIGAFHAMKKGILTACSAGNSGPYVYTVQNAAPWIMTVGASSLDMEFRTPIKLGNGKENAGFSINTFAPNKKLYPITSAAIAASSTLSPNVSPWGCNVGLLDRKKVNGKIVVCKEAANETYIKSLGGIGVLISLIEKTDTSFTATIPEAYIDSSFENTTLTYVNSTKAPQAVIYQSKRIPNAAAPFVASFSSRGPNTQSSAILKPDIVAPGIDILAAYSKLVSLTGSPDDNRFDVYNIISGTSMACPHVAAAAAYVKSFHPDWSSSAIKSALMTTG, encoded by the exons ATGCTCACTCTCTTCCTTCTGGCTACGCAGCTTCATTGGTCATTCACTCATGGTTCTAGTGACCAAGTTAGAAAG GCGTACATTGTGTATTTGGGAGAGGCACCGCGGTTAAGAAGCAATGCTGTTGTTCATCAACACAACTTGCTTTCTTCAGTAATTAAAGA TGAGAGTATTGCCCGACAAGCTAGAATACATAGCTACACCAAGAGTTTTAATGCATTTGCAGCAAACCTATTGCCAGATGAAGTTCAAAAACTAAAAG AGAACAAAAATGTGGTGTCAGTATTTCCTAGCAGAGTACGGAAACTTCATACAACAAGATCATGGGATTACTTAAAAATGCCTCTCTCAGTGAAGAGAAATCTTAAAATTGAAAGTAATATTATTGTTGGAGTATTAGATACAG GAGTTTATATGGGTGCTCCAAGTTTTAACGACAAAGGACTAGGACCGCCTCCGTCAAAATGGAAGGGTAGATGCCAAGTAGTAGGCAACTTTACCGGCTGCAACAA CAAGGTAATAGGTGCAACTTTCTACAACAACGACCCCAATTCTCCCCAAAGAAATCCATCCCCACTAGATGATGATGGCCACGGCTCTCACACTTCATCCACCATAGCAGGTGCCACGGTAGCAGGCGCAAGCTTGTACGGTTTAGGCAAAGGCACAGCTCGAGGTGGGGTTCCATCAGCACGCATTGCAATGTACAAGGTGTGTTGGGCCAGAGGTTGCAGTGATATTGACCTTCTAGCTGGATTGGATGATGCCATTGATGACGGAATTGACGTGCTATCAATATCTATCGGTGGGGCTGGAAATAGCTTCTTTGACGATCCCATTGCGATCGGTGCCTTTCATGCAATGAAGAAGGGGATTCTCACAGCATGTTCAGCGGGAAATAGCGGCCCATATGTGTATACAGTGCAGAACGCAGCTCCTTGGATAATGACGGTTGGTGCTTCTAGCTTGGATATGGAGTTTAGGACTCCAATTAAACTTGGAAATGGCAAGGAAAATGCT GGATTTTCCATCAACACATTTGCACCAAATAAGAAGCTGTACCCTATAACCAGCGCGGCAATAGCAGCCAGTAGTACTTTATCGCCAAATGTATCTCCCTG GGGTTGTAATGTAGGGTTGCTAGACCGGAAAAAGGTCAATGGAAAGATTGTGGTATGCAAAGAAGCAGCAAATGAAACTTACATCAAGTCTTTGGGTGGGATCGGGGTGTTGATATCTCTCATAGAGAAGACAGATACGAGCTTTACAGCTACCATCCCTGAAGCCTATATTGATTCTAGTTTTGAGAACACAACTCTTACATATGTCAACTCAACCAA AGCCCCTCAAGCTGTCATATACCAGTCCAAAAGAATTCCCAATGCTGCTGCACCCTTTGTGGCTTCCTTTTCATCTCGAGGTCCGAACACGCAAAGTAGTGCAATACTCAAG CCGGATATTGTGGCACCTGGGATAGATATACTTGCTGCTTACTCTAAACTTGTATCATTGACTGGGAGTCCTGATGACAACCGGTTTGATGTGTATAATATAATCTCTGGAACTTCAATGGCTTGCCCTCATGTGGCTGCTGCCGCTGCCTACGTCAAATCATTCCACCCTGACTGGTCTTCTTCTGCAATCAAATCGGCCCTAATGACAACTGGTTAG